A region of the Nocardia nova SH22a genome:
TGCGCTCCCGGCTGGCCACCGTGGACTTCGCCGACACCTACCACGAGCCCGTCCCCGGCGAGAATGCCTCGGGCACAGTACTTTCCGATCTTCAATCCGACATCCGCGCGGGACGGCCGCCCCGGCCCACGCCCGGCGGCGCCGACGACGCCACCGTGCAGATCCACGCCTGTCACGGCCCCGCCCGCCAGATCGAGGTGCTGCGCGATGTGCTGCTCGGCCTGTTCGAGCGGGACCGGACGCTGGAACCTCGCGATGTGATCGTGCTGTGCCCGGACCCCGACGGTGTCGCGCCGCTCGTACGGGCGGCCTTCGGTCAGGGCCCGGCCGACGAGCCCGACCCCGATCCCGCGCACGGCCTGCGGGTGCGGCCCGCCGAACGCCGTGCCGGATCGGCCAATACGGTGCTCGCCGTCCTCGACGATCTGCTCGGCCTGGCCGAGGACCGGATCGGCGTCACCCAGATCCTCGATCTCGCCGCCACCGAACCGGTACGGCACCGCTGCGGATTCGACGACGACGATATCGAGCGGCTGCGCGAGTGGGCGGCCGAGACCGGCGCCCGCTGGGGCATCGGGCAGCGGCAGCGGCAGGCGTTCGGACTGGCCGATTTCGCCCAGAACACCCTGAACGCGGCGGTGGACCGCATTCTGCTGGGAGTGGCCGCTGGTGAATCCGGTGCGGACTGGCTGGATCTGGCGCTTCCACTCGAGGACGTGGACTCCGGGGATGTCGAACTGGCCGGGCGCTTCGCGGAATTCGTGGACCGGCTCGCGGTCTGCGTGCGCGATTTCGGCGGGCCCACCGCCGCCGAACCTGCCGGAACACCCCGGCCCGCGCGGCAGTGGTCGCAGATCCTGCATCGCGCGTTGGATCTGCTGACGGATCTGCCGCCCGCCGCGGCCTGGCAGGGCGTGCAGGCGCGCCGCGAGATCGCCGCCGTCTTCGAACATGCCGGGGAGACCGAGCTGCGGCTGCCCGATGTCGCCACCGCGCTGCGAGCGCGCACCCGGGCCCGCACGGCGCGATCGAACTACCGCACGGGAGAACTCACGGTGTGCGGTCTGGCGCCGATGCGCGCGGTCCCGCACCGGGTCGTGGTCCTGCTGGGACTCGACGACGAGGTGTTCCCGCGCACCGGCGCGGTCGACGGCGACGACGTGACCGCCCGGGAACCGCTTGTCGGAGAACGTGATCCGCGCAGCGAGGATCGCGGTCTGCTGCTCGATGCCGTCCTGGCCGCGCGCGAGCACCTGGTCGTGCTCTACACCGGCGCCGACCCGGTGACCGGCGTCGTGCGGCCGCCGGTGACGCCGCTGGCCGAACTGATCGACGTGGTGCGGGCACACCGCGGAACCGGCGAGGTGGTGCGGCGGCATCCGCTGCAGGCCTACGACCGCCGCAACTTCGACGCGAACGACCCGTTCGGATTCGACACCCTCGCGCTGGCCGCGGCCGAGGCGGCGGCACGGCCCGCACGACCCGCGCCGCCGTGGCTGCCCGCCGCACTGCCCGCACCCGCGCGCACCGATGTCGAACTGTCCGAACTGGTGTCCTTCGCCGAACATCCGATCCGCGCGTTCCTGTGGCAGCGGCTCGGTATCCGGGTGCCGGAGGAGGACGAGGACATCGACGAACGCCTGCCGATCGAACTGAGCGGCCTGGCGAGCTGGAACATCGGCGAGCGGATGCTGGCCGCGCGGCTCACCGGCGCCGATCCGGCCGACCTGCGCGCCGCGGAGTGGCGTCGCGGCACACTG
Encoded here:
- the recC gene encoding exodeoxyribonuclease V subunit gamma, with the translated sequence MLHIHRAESASTLAGVLAAMLSEPLPDPFAAEIVAIGAHGVQRWLTQRLATTLGAVAGDGICANIAYPAPAALIADICAAAADIAPADDPWSPDRLVWPVLAALDEAIGEPWAAVPARHLGMGRGRAEEYRTGRRLATAAHIAALFDHYGSTRPSLITEWAESSGDTDGCGAPLPEDLLWQPQLWRRVRARIGTPSPAERLAGVCDRVRGEPASIDLPQRLSLFAPHRVPAAHLAVLAAVAEHRDVHVWLVHPSPALWDAGDPAPGGLVPAGVATAVRAAPAVRRRAAADPLTAHPLLAALGRDMRELRSRLATVDFADTYHEPVPGENASGTVLSDLQSDIRAGRPPRPTPGGADDATVQIHACHGPARQIEVLRDVLLGLFERDRTLEPRDVIVLCPDPDGVAPLVRAAFGQGPADEPDPDPAHGLRVRPAERRAGSANTVLAVLDDLLGLAEDRIGVTQILDLAATEPVRHRCGFDDDDIERLREWAAETGARWGIGQRQRQAFGLADFAQNTLNAAVDRILLGVAAGESGADWLDLALPLEDVDSGDVELAGRFAEFVDRLAVCVRDFGGPTAAEPAGTPRPARQWSQILHRALDLLTDLPPAAAWQGVQARREIAAVFEHAGETELRLPDVATALRARTRARTARSNYRTGELTVCGLAPMRAVPHRVVVLLGLDDEVFPRTGAVDGDDVTAREPLVGERDPRSEDRGLLLDAVLAAREHLVVLYTGADPVTGVVRPPVTPLAELIDVVRAHRGTGEVVRRHPLQAYDRRNFDANDPFGFDTLALAAAEAAARPARPAPPWLPAALPAPARTDVELSELVSFAEHPIRAFLWQRLGIRVPEEDEDIDERLPIELSGLASWNIGERMLAARLTGADPADLRAAEWRRGTLPPFGLGAAVLSDVESTVDRLVEAAAPLRQAPARTIDVAVDLGSGRRLTGTVADVHDDALIRATYSRLAPKHRMAAWVRLLALAATERHQGWRAVGIGRGRFGRPAWRSTLTAPDAATAAALLADLADLRDEGLAEPLPFGPASSALYAERRCRGADLDEALAAAEEEFFGGPKGPRPFGDHTDRYLTYIWGPDLTFERLTAPLPKPDRHGETTVFGSVARRMWNPLLAGEAQGQP